The sequence below is a genomic window from Bradyrhizobium septentrionale.
AGAGCCCGAACGGCGATGTCACGCTGAACAATCCGCCGAGCGTGCAGGCCGACAAGCTCTCGAACAAATTCGACGTCGTGCTGCTGAGCTGCAAGGCGTTCGATCTCGAAGATGCGATCAAGTCGTTTGCGCCCGCCGTCGGCGACAAGACCGCGATCATCCCGCTGCTCAACGGCATGCTGCATCTCGATGCGCTCGACAAGACATTCGGCGCCCAGCATGTGCTCGGCGGGCTCTGCGCGATCGCGGCGACGCTGAACGAGAAGCGCGAGGTGGTGCAGCTGCAGCCGATGCAGTCGCTGGGTTTCGGCGAACGCGCCGGCGGCACGTCGGAGCGGGTGCGCGCAATCGCGGACACGTTCTCCTCGATCAATGGTGCGGCCGCAAGCGACCACGTCATGCAGGACATGTGGGAGAAGTGGGTGTTCCTGGCCTCGCTCGCCGCCTCCACCAGCCTGATGCGGACCTCGGTCGGCAACATCCTGGCGGCGCCCGGCGGCCAGGATTTCCTGCTCGGCATCCTCGACGAATGCAGCGCGATCGCGGCCGACGCCGGCCATGGGCCTGGCGGCCCGTTCTTCCAGCGCACCCGTGGGCTTCTGACCGCCGAAGGATCGCCGATGACCGCATCGATGTTCCGCGACATCAAGGCGGGGCTGCCGGTCGAGGCCGATCACGTGATCGGCGACCTGATCGTCCGCGCCGACGCCGCCAAGATCCCGGTGCCGAAGCTGCGCACCGCCTACACGCATCTCAAGGCGTATGAGAAGCAGCGGGGCGCGTAATACAGATCTCGATCCGGGCGACGCGCTGACGTCTCCTTCCCCCTGAAAGGGGGAAGGTCGGGATGGGGGTCGGCCGCAGGCGATGCTTCGTGCGGAGAGAGCAGATCCCTACCCGCTTTGCTCTCACGAGCAAAGCGACCTCCCCTTTTCAAGGGGAGGTGGAGCAATTTCGCAAATCAAGCGCGTATTCGTGCGACCCGATTATGGTGCTTACAAATGCGCCAGATAATGCGCAAGCGCGGTGATCTCCTCGTCGCTCAGCGGATACGCCACGTCGGCCATCGCGGCCTGCGCCCCGCCGGAGCGGACGCCCGACTTGTAGTCGTGCAGCGCCTTGACGAGATATTCCTCGCGCTGGCCGGCGATGCGGGCGACCGCCTTGGTGCCGACATAGGTGTCGGTGTGGCATGAGGCGCAGCGGCGGCCGGCCGCGGCCTGCTTGCCCTTTTCGGACAATTCCGGATTGTCGTCCTTGCTGCCCTTGAACGGCGTCAGCGAGGCGAAATAGGCGCCGAGATTGCGGATGTCCTCGTTGTTGAGCTGCTCGACGATCGGCTGCATCTGCTCGTTCTTGCGCGCGCCGGCGCGGAAGAACACCAGCTGCCATTGAATGAATTGGTCGAGCTGGCCGGCCAGCGAGGGAATGTTCTCGGTCTGCGAGATGCCGTTGTCGCCGTGACAGCCGGCACAGATTTCGGCCTTCTCCTTGCCGGCGGCGACGTCGGCGGCCTGGGCGGACGACGCCAGCAGAATTGCCGCCAATAAAACTCCGAGTGAGGCACTACGCATTGCCAGTTTTCTCCGCGTGTCATTGCCGGGGCTAGATCCCGGCAACCCATCTGGCTTGAAGGGGGTTTCTTGGTTTGGATGGATGCCCGGATCAAGTCCGGGCATGACAAGGTGGTTCCGTTATCCGATCGCAACAGAGGCTGCGGCCGCCGCATGGCCACCGCAGCCTCCTGACCTTCAACCGTTACTTCTTGCTGTAGCTGATGCGATAGATCGCACCGGCCCAGTCGTCGGCGACGAGGATGGAGCCATCCTTGTCGAGCAGGATATCGGCGGGACGGCCGAGATAGCCCTGGTCACCCTGGATCCAGCCGTCGGCGAAGATTTCCTGCTTGGCGTTCTTGCCGTCGGGGCTCGCGGTGATCCGCACGATGCGGCCGCCCTGGTACTTATGCCGGTTCCAGGAGCCGTGCTCGGCGATCAGGATGCTGTTCTTGTACTCGGCCGGGAACTGGCTGCCGGTATAGAACTTCATGCCGAGCGGAGCCACATGCGCGCCAAGATTGTAGACCGGCGGGGTGAACTCCGAGCACTTGTGGCCCATCGCGAACTTGGTGTCGGGCAGGTTGCCCTGGTGGCAATAGGGATAGCCGAAGTGCTCGCCGATCTTCGAGATCATGTTGAGCTTGTCGCTCGGCAGATCGTCGCTGATCCAGTCGCGGGCGTTTTCGGTGAACCAGTACTTGCCGGTGCGCGGATCGACGTCGCCGCCGACCGAGTTACGCACGCCGAGCGCATAGATTTCCGCGTTGCCGGTCTTCGGATCGACGCGGCGGATCTGCGACACCGAGGTCGGAGGGACGCCGATGTTGAAGGGCGGGCCGAACGGCAGGAAGAACCAGCCTTCCTTGTCGACGGCGATGTATTTCCAGCCATGCGCCGCGTAGGACGGCATGTCGTCATACACCACCTTGCCGCTGCCAAGCTTGTCGAGATTGGCCTCGGCGTTCTCATACTTGATCAGCTTGTCGACCGCGATGACGTAGAGCGAGCCATCCTGGAAGGCGAGGCCGGTCGGCATGTTGAGGCCCTTGAGGATGGTCTTGACCTCTTTCTTGCCGTTGTTGTCCTTGATCGCATAGACGTTGCCGAGGCCGAACGAGCCGACGAAAAGCGTGCCCTTGTCGCCCCAGGCCATCTGGCGGGCGGCCAGCACGTTCGAGGCATAGACCTCGATCTTGAAGCCCGGCGGCAGCTTGATCTTCTTCATCATCGCCGCGAGTTCGGCGTCGGAGGCGCCGGTCGGCGGACCGGACGGCGGGGCCAAGCCCTTCTGCGCTTCGGTCTCGTCGCCGAGGAACCAGTCATCCGGCGGATGGGTCCAGAACTCCTTGGTGCCGGATTCGTACTTCTTCAGCGCACGGTTCTTGTCGGTTTGTTGCTGTGCACTGGCGAAGGTTGTCCCCGCCAGCAGCGCAATCGCCGCGAACGCAAGTATTGATCGATTGAAAGCGGACTTCATCGCGTCACTCCCCTACGCAAGCCGTTGCAGCTTGCCTGTTATTGATTTTGAACGCCCTGAGAGATGATGGTGGCGGTCTGTGAGGTAGGTCAGACCGCGAAATGGTAGCACATCCATCGACGCTGAAAAGCGCATGGATCAGGGTGCACTGCGGTCAAAACAAATTGAGACGAAATTTTCCCGCGCCGGCTGCCGGAGAACAAGGCATTCCGCACTGCAGCGTAATATTTGAACGAACCTAACGCTCGGGAGCGGCGATCGCGATCGCATCCGGAATCAAGAAGGCCGCCTCGAGGGGCGGCCTTCTTTCGTGCGCGTAGCCGTCAAGCTCAACGGATCAGGGCAAAAGCCCTCAGCTGAACTTGAACATGCTGGCGTCGAGCTGTCCCGGCGCGACACCGATCAGCCAAACCGCACTGCCTGCGGCGTCGGTGATGATCGTGGTGTTGATCCCGGCAACGTAGGTCTCCGCGGCCTGAACATCGGCGAACGAATGCAGCGATGTACCCGCGAAGTTGACGAAGTCGTTCACTCCGCCGGTATTGAAGTCCTGGACGACCATGACCTCCTGGCTGGTGTCGCTGATGTTGAAGGTGTCGGCCCCACCGCCACCCCAGGCATAGTCAACGCCGCCGCCGCCGCTGATGTTGTCGGCCCCGGTGCCCATCAGGAACACGTCGACGCCGCTGCCGCCGGTCACCGTATCGCCGCCGTTGGAGCCGTAGACGTAGTTCTGGCCCGAACCGCCGTAGATGAGGTTACCGTCGGTCTCGCCCGACGAGATGAAGATATTCAGGCCCGAGCCGCCGTACATCGTGTCGACGCCGGTGCCGCCGTAGAAGTAGTTGGTGCTGTTCCCGCCATAGAGGAAGTCGGTGCCGTCTCCGCCAAACATCACATTGACGTCGCTTCCGCCGGTGCCTCCCGAGCCGATCAAGGTATCGGTGCCGGCACCGCCAAACAGATAGTTGAAGCCGGCACCGCCATACATCACGTCATTGCCGTCCTCGCCCAGCAGGACGTCGAGCCCGGTTCCGCCGATCAGGACGTCATTGCCGGCTCCGGCATAGATGTAGTCGTTGCCGTCGCCGGCATCGCCAAAGTCATCGCCGTTGCCGAGAACGAGGACGTCAGCTCCGGCACCTCCGTAGGCGGTATCGTTGCCGTCGTTGCCGTAGAGGGAATTGTTGCCGGCATTGCCCGTCAAAACATTGTTCAATGCGTTGCCGCTGCCGGTGAGATTACCGGATCCGTCCAGGATCAGATTCTCGACGTTTGCGGTCAGGCCATAGGTGATCGTGGTGTGAACGGTGTCGGTGCCTTCGCCGCTGTTTTCGGTTACCACATCGCCGGCATTGTCGACGTAATAGGTGTCGTTGCCGAGCCCGCCGACCATCGTGTCGGCGCCAATTCCGCCGTCCAGCGTGTTGTTGCCCGAGCCGCCAGTCATGAAATTTGCGAGCCCGTTGCCGGTGCCCGAAACATTGGCAGACGTCGAAATGAAGAGATTGTCGACGTTGGCAGCCAGCGTGTAGTTGAAGGTGCCGGTGACGACCGCGGTGTCGATGCCCTCTCCCGGATTCTCGGTGATGACGTCGAGGGCATTGTCGAGAATGTAGATGTCGTTGCCCAAACCGCCGACGAGCGAATCGACGCCGCCGATGCCGTCGAGCAGATTGTCGCCGCCGTCGCCGATAAGGGTATCGTTGAAGTTCGACCCTCTCAGTCCCTCGATCGAGGTGTAGGTGTCCCCGGCAGCCTCACCGGTGTTCGAGGCGGGAGTAGCCAGGCTGGCGAGCACGCCAGCGGTGGCGTTGACATATTCCGCAACGTCATTGCCGGCTCCGCCGTCCAGCACGTCGGCACCAGCACCGCCGCGCAGATTGTTGTCTCCGCCATCGCCCGTCAGGGTATCGTTGAACGCCGAGCCAATGATACCTTCGATCGAAGTATAGCTATCGCCCGCGGCGTCGCCGGTGTTGACGCCCGGAGTTGCGAGACTTGCGACCACTCCCGTCGCAGCATTGCCGTAATCCGCGAAGTCAAAGCCTGCGCCACCGTCGAGCGAATCGGCGCCGGCCTGGCCGCGCAGGTTGTTGTTACCTCCATCGCCGATCAGTGTGTCGTTGAAGGCACCGCCCTGAATGCCTTCGATCGAGGTGAGTGTGTCGCCCAGGGCTTCGCCGGTATTCAGCGCGTTGTTTGCGAGATCGACCAGAACGCCGGTGGTCGCATTGCCATAATCGGCATAGTCGTAACCTGCGCCGCCGTCGAGCGAGTCCGCGCCGGTCCCGCCGCGCAGGAAATTGGTGTTGGCATCGCCGATCAGCGTATCGTTGAATGCGGTTCCTCTAATGGCTTCGATCGAGATGTAGACGTCGCCGGTGGCTTCTCCGGTATTCAGCGCCGAGTTGGCCAGGTCGGCGACGACGCCGGTTGTCGCGTTGAAATAGTCGGCATAGTCGAAGCCGGCACCGCCATCCAGCGTATCGGCACCGAGACCACCTTGCAGGAGGTTGATGTTGCCGTCACCGATCAGATGATCATTGAAGTCGCTGCCACGCAGTCCCTCGATGGAGATATAGGTGTCGCCGGCGGCTTCGCCCGTATTTTGGGACGAGTCTGCCAGGTCTGCCGTGATCCCAACGCCCGAGTCGGAATAGGACGCAAAGTCGAAGCCGCCGCCGCCGTTGAGCACGTCGGCGCCGGCGCCGCCACGCAACGTATTACCGTTAGCGTCACCGATCAGCGTGTCGTCGAACGCCGAGCCTCTGATCTTGGCGATGTTGACATATGTGTCGCCGGTGGCTTCCCCGGTGTTCTGGGTGGGATCGGCGAGGTCGACCGTAAGTCCGGCGCTTGCGTTGGCGTAGTCGGCGTAGTCGTTGGCTGAACCGCCGATGATCGAGTCGGCACCCAATCCGCCCTGCAGGAAAGAGGTGTTTCCGTTGCCAGTCAGCGTATCGTTGAAGTTGCTGCCGATCAGGCCTTCGATCGAGGTGTAGGTGTCCCCG
It includes:
- a CDS encoding PQQ-dependent sugar dehydrogenase; amino-acid sequence: MKSAFNRSILAFAAIALLAGTTFASAQQQTDKNRALKKYESGTKEFWTHPPDDWFLGDETEAQKGLAPPSGPPTGASDAELAAMMKKIKLPPGFKIEVYASNVLAARQMAWGDKGTLFVGSFGLGNVYAIKDNNGKKEVKTILKGLNMPTGLAFQDGSLYVIAVDKLIKYENAEANLDKLGSGKVVYDDMPSYAAHGWKYIAVDKEGWFFLPFGPPFNIGVPPTSVSQIRRVDPKTGNAEIYALGVRNSVGGDVDPRTGKYWFTENARDWISDDLPSDKLNMISKIGEHFGYPYCHQGNLPDTKFAMGHKCSEFTPPVYNLGAHVAPLGMKFYTGSQFPAEYKNSILIAEHGSWNRHKYQGGRIVRITASPDGKNAKQEIFADGWIQGDQGYLGRPADILLDKDGSILVADDWAGAIYRISYSKK
- a CDS encoding beta strand repeat-containing protein, translated to MATFMGTSGNDTVTGTPNGSNTNDTLQGLQGNDTLIGGDGADSLDGGTGQDFASYIDSGTAVVASLANPAVNTGFAAGDTYTSIEGLIGSNFNDTLTGNGNTSFLQGGLGADSIIGGSANDYADYANASAGLTVDLADPTQNTGEATGDTYVNIAKIRGSAFDDTLIGDANGNTLRGGAGADVLNGGGGFDFASYSDSGVGITADLADSSQNTGEAAGDTYISIEGLRGSDFNDHLIGDGNINLLQGGLGADTLDGGAGFDYADYFNATTGVVADLANSALNTGEATGDVYISIEAIRGTAFNDTLIGDANTNFLRGGTGADSLDGGAGYDYADYGNATTGVLVDLANNALNTGEALGDTLTSIEGIQGGAFNDTLIGDGGNNNLRGQAGADSLDGGAGFDFADYGNAATGVVASLATPGVNTGDAAGDSYTSIEGIIGSAFNDTLTGDGGDNNLRGGAGADVLDGGAGNDVAEYVNATAGVLASLATPASNTGEAAGDTYTSIEGLRGSNFNDTLIGDGGDNLLDGIGGVDSLVGGLGNDIYILDNALDVITENPGEGIDTAVVTGTFNYTLAANVDNLFISTSANVSGTGNGLANFMTGGSGNNTLDGGIGADTMVGGLGNDTYYVDNAGDVVTENSGEGTDTVHTTITYGLTANVENLILDGSGNLTGSGNALNNVLTGNAGNNSLYGNDGNDTAYGGAGADVLVLGNGDDFGDAGDGNDYIYAGAGNDVLIGGTGLDVLLGEDGNDVMYGGAGFNYLFGGAGTDTLIGSGGTGGSDVNVMFGGDGTDFLYGGNSTNYFYGGTGVDTMYGGSGLNIFISSGETDGNLIYGGSGQNYVYGSNGGDTVTGGSGVDVFLMGTGADNISGGGGVDYAWGGGGADTFNISDTSQEVMVVQDFNTGGVNDFVNFAGTSLHSFADVQAAETYVAGINTTIITDAAGSAVWLIGVAPGQLDASMFKFS
- the panE gene encoding 2-dehydropantoate 2-reductase, which encodes MRVLVVGAGAIGGYFGGRMLQAGRDVTFLVRPRRASELASAGLVIKSPNGDVTLNNPPSVQADKLSNKFDVVLLSCKAFDLEDAIKSFAPAVGDKTAIIPLLNGMLHLDALDKTFGAQHVLGGLCAIAATLNEKREVVQLQPMQSLGFGERAGGTSERVRAIADTFSSINGAAASDHVMQDMWEKWVFLASLAASTSLMRTSVGNILAAPGGQDFLLGILDECSAIAADAGHGPGGPFFQRTRGLLTAEGSPMTASMFRDIKAGLPVEADHVIGDLIVRADAAKIPVPKLRTAYTHLKAYEKQRGA
- a CDS encoding c-type cytochrome codes for the protein MRSASLGVLLAAILLASSAQAADVAAGKEKAEICAGCHGDNGISQTENIPSLAGQLDQFIQWQLVFFRAGARKNEQMQPIVEQLNNEDIRNLGAYFASLTPFKGSKDDNPELSEKGKQAAAGRRCASCHTDTYVGTKAVARIAGQREEYLVKALHDYKSGVRSGGAQAAMADVAYPLSDEEITALAHYLAHL